A DNA window from Providencia huaxiensis contains the following coding sequences:
- a CDS encoding RNA polymerase sigma factor FliA, with protein sequence MSDLYTAEGVINKNSLWERYYPLIRHEALKLQVRLPASVDIDDLIQAGGIGLLHALERFDVTQGASFATYAVQRIRGSMLDELRSRDWVPRSVRRQAREMTKAIGALEQSLGRSATEPEIAKALDIDLAEYRQALLDTNNSQLFSYDEWHEIHGESCEPQMDEDDGGNPLSLLLDSSLRDQIAAAINQLPEREKMVLTLYYQEELNLKEIGAVLEVGESRVSQLHSQAVKRLRGKLK encoded by the coding sequence GTGAGTGATTTGTATACTGCCGAAGGTGTGATTAATAAAAATAGCCTATGGGAGCGTTATTACCCTCTAATACGCCATGAAGCCCTGAAACTGCAAGTCAGACTACCCGCCAGTGTTGATATCGACGACTTAATTCAAGCGGGGGGCATCGGTTTACTACATGCATTGGAACGTTTCGATGTGACCCAAGGGGCGTCATTTGCCACTTATGCGGTGCAAAGAATTCGGGGTTCGATGCTAGATGAACTGCGTAGTCGTGACTGGGTGCCGCGCAGTGTGCGCCGCCAAGCGCGTGAAATGACCAAAGCCATTGGTGCGTTGGAACAATCGTTAGGGCGAAGTGCGACTGAGCCGGAAATCGCCAAAGCGCTGGATATTGACCTTGCGGAGTATCGCCAAGCATTACTGGACACCAATAATAGCCAACTGTTTTCTTATGATGAGTGGCATGAAATTCATGGGGAAAGCTGTGAGCCGCAAATGGATGAGGACGATGGCGGTAACCCGTTGAGTCTGTTGCTAGATTCCAGTTTGCGTGACCAAATTGCGGCGGCAATCAATCAGTTACCAGAACGCGAAAAAATGGTGCTGACGCTGTATTACCAAGAAGAGCTGAACCTGAAGGAGATTGGGGCGGTGCTGGAGGTGGGGGAGTCGAGGGTGAGTCAGCTTCATAGTCAGGCTGTAAAACGCCTCCGCGGCAAATTGAAGTGA
- a CDS encoding GNAT family N-acetyltransferase, translating to MDALANRLNYKVNFAISIEDFVRLIRQSPFKEMVTTDNLTQLDAMLNNADLLVSAWDEEQVVGFVRTVTDFSSCCYICELAVDTQYQKHGIDRQLMRLVAEELPADCQILFFSTDSNLTEYLKLGFTQSPRAWHTTAENFLVRSAELDE from the coding sequence ATGGATGCGCTTGCCAATCGCCTGAACTATAAAGTCAACTTTGCCATCTCTATTGAGGATTTTGTTCGATTGATTCGCCAATCACCATTTAAAGAAATGGTGACAACCGATAACCTTACTCAATTAGATGCAATGCTAAATAACGCGGATTTATTGGTTAGTGCATGGGATGAGGAACAGGTGGTCGGTTTTGTCCGCACAGTAACGGATTTTAGTTCTTGTTGTTATATCTGCGAACTGGCCGTTGATACTCAGTATCAAAAACACGGCATCGACCGCCAATTAATGCGCCTCGTCGCCGAGGAGCTTCCCGCTGATTGCCAGATTTTATTTTTCTCCACCGACAGCAACCTCACCGAATACTTAAAATTGGGGTTCACCCAATCCCCAAGAGCATGGCACACCACGGCAGAGAATTTTTTGGTTAGATCGGCAGAGCTGGATGAATAA
- the cbpA gene encoding curved DNA-binding protein, with protein MELKDYYSIMGVKRTDDLKTIKTAYRRLARKYHPDVSKEPDAEARFKEIAEAWAVLGDKEKRAEYDEMWEHRNDPYFNQANQGQQSRTYSQQGFDEGGFDDIFSSMFSQRARGGTRQARSHRGQDLEVELAVFLEETQEPHKRTISYNLPVYNAFGFIENEVPKTLNVTIPAGVIDGQRIRLKGQGTAGGNGGENGDLWITIRIAPHPLFDIKGHDLEVVVPLAPWEAALGTKVTIPTLKDPIVITVPANSQAGQKLRLKGKGLKHEGTAGDLYAIIKIVMPNSSNAEADALWRKLAETQQSFDPRKNWGGK; from the coding sequence ATGGAACTAAAGGATTATTACAGCATCATGGGTGTTAAGCGCACCGATGATTTAAAAACCATTAAGACCGCGTATCGCCGTTTAGCGCGAAAATATCACCCTGACGTGAGTAAAGAACCCGATGCCGAAGCACGCTTTAAAGAAATTGCGGAGGCTTGGGCGGTACTTGGTGACAAAGAAAAACGTGCAGAATACGATGAAATGTGGGAACACAGGAATGACCCCTATTTTAACCAAGCTAACCAAGGCCAACAAAGCCGCACCTATTCCCAGCAAGGGTTTGATGAAGGCGGCTTTGATGACATTTTTTCATCGATGTTTTCCCAACGTGCACGGGGTGGCACAAGGCAGGCACGCAGCCATCGCGGGCAGGATTTAGAGGTTGAACTGGCTGTTTTCCTTGAAGAAACCCAAGAACCCCATAAACGTACCATTAGCTATAACTTACCTGTTTATAACGCTTTTGGTTTTATCGAAAACGAAGTCCCTAAAACACTTAACGTGACTATCCCTGCAGGGGTGATTGACGGGCAACGTATTCGCTTAAAAGGGCAAGGCACTGCCGGGGGGAATGGCGGTGAAAATGGCGACCTATGGATAACTATCCGCATTGCACCGCATCCATTATTCGATATTAAGGGCCATGATCTTGAAGTGGTTGTGCCATTAGCCCCTTGGGAAGCCGCTCTAGGGACAAAAGTCACCATCCCAACATTAAAAGACCCGATTGTGATCACCGTTCCTGCTAATAGCCAAGCTGGCCAAAAATTACGCCTTAAAGGTAAAGGGCTGAAACATGAAGGTACAGCAGGGGATCTGTACGCGATTATAAAAATCGTGATGCCAAATAGCAGTAATGCAGAAGCGGATGCACTGTGGCGGAAATTGGCGGAGACTCAGCAGAGTTTTGACCCACGTAAAAATTGGGGAGGCAAATAA
- a CDS encoding chaperone modulator CbpM: MEQFTSLTVIDFCVHTGIAEDELQEIVGLGIIQPIETTNEWLFDDQAVVIVRRAVRLYHELEIDWPGIAMAMSLLDQNEMLQRENEMLRLQLKRFIG; this comes from the coding sequence ATGGAACAGTTCACATCATTAACCGTTATTGATTTTTGCGTTCATACTGGTATTGCTGAAGATGAATTACAGGAAATCGTCGGCCTTGGGATAATTCAACCCATTGAAACGACTAATGAGTGGTTGTTTGATGACCAAGCGGTAGTCATTGTGAGAAGAGCCGTGCGTCTTTACCATGAATTAGAAATTGACTGGCCGGGCATCGCAATGGCGATGAGCCTATTGGACCAAAATGAAATGCTCCAACGCGAAAATGAGATGTTGCGTTTACAGTTAAAACGTTTTATTGGTTAG
- a CDS encoding bifunctional 4-hydroxy-2-oxoglutarate aldolase/2-dehydro-3-deoxy-phosphogluconate aldolase — protein MNQLLERIKKLNVVPVITINNAEHGAPLAKALVENGLPCAEVTFRTAAAVQAIKNMRAAYPELLIAAGTVLTTAQVDQAIEAGVDFIVSPGFNPKIVAYCQQKNVIIIPGVNNPSLVEQALEFNLTTLKFFPAEASGGVAMLKALSAVYPVKFMPTGGIGVKNIKEYTALPSVLVCGGSWMVPNDLIDSENWQELGKLIAEAAAI, from the coding sequence ATGAATCAATTACTTGAAAGAATTAAGAAACTCAATGTTGTTCCTGTTATCACCATTAATAATGCAGAGCATGGTGCGCCATTGGCAAAAGCTTTAGTGGAAAATGGCCTGCCATGTGCAGAGGTCACCTTCCGCACCGCTGCAGCGGTACAAGCGATTAAAAATATGCGCGCGGCCTACCCTGAATTACTGATTGCCGCAGGTACGGTATTAACCACAGCGCAAGTTGACCAAGCCATTGAAGCGGGTGTAGATTTTATCGTCAGCCCGGGCTTTAACCCGAAAATTGTGGCTTATTGCCAACAAAAGAACGTGATTATCATTCCTGGTGTGAATAACCCAAGTTTAGTAGAACAAGCCCTTGAGTTTAATCTCACCACATTGAAATTCTTCCCAGCCGAAGCCTCTGGCGGAGTTGCCATGCTCAAAGCTCTCAGCGCGGTTTACCCGGTTAAATTTATGCCAACTGGCGGTATCGGTGTGAAAAACATTAAAGAATACACCGCATTACCTTCTGTATTAGTGTGCGGCGGTTCATGGATGGTGCCGAATGACCTTATCGACAGTGAAAACTGGCAAGAGCTCGGCAAACTCATTGCAGAAGCAGCGGCTATTTAA